A genomic window from Streptomyces mirabilis includes:
- a CDS encoding prenyltransferase produces the protein MTTPRTPRTEHLVLPGVLTAEEAAATVRAVLGVQRPDGAIPWFRGHHLDPWDHTEAAMALDAAGEHEAAERAYEWLARHQNQDGSWYAAYADGDADDVTDRGRETNFCAYIAVGVWHHYLATGDDAFLDRMWPAVYAAVEFVLRLQQPGGQIGWKREDDGTAVEDGLLTGSSSIHHALRCALAIAEQREEPQPDWELAVGALRHAIRRHPERFLDKDRYSMDWYYPVLGGALTGSEAEARIAEGWDRFVVPGLGVRCVVPNPWVTGGESAELALALWAVGESDRALEILQSIQHLRDPKTGLYWTGYVFDARTIWPEELTSWTAGSLLLAVAALGGDEPTCAVFGGERLPLGLDAECC, from the coding sequence GTGACGACTCCACGCACGCCCCGGACAGAACACCTCGTCCTGCCCGGGGTCCTCACCGCGGAGGAGGCCGCCGCCACGGTGCGGGCCGTCCTCGGGGTGCAGCGACCCGACGGCGCCATACCGTGGTTCCGCGGACACCACCTCGACCCGTGGGACCACACCGAGGCGGCCATGGCACTGGACGCGGCGGGGGAGCACGAGGCGGCCGAGCGGGCGTACGAGTGGCTGGCCCGGCACCAGAACCAGGACGGCTCCTGGTACGCGGCCTACGCCGACGGGGACGCGGACGACGTCACCGACCGCGGCCGGGAGACCAACTTCTGCGCCTACATCGCGGTCGGCGTCTGGCACCACTACCTCGCCACCGGCGACGACGCCTTCCTCGACCGGATGTGGCCCGCGGTCTACGCGGCCGTGGAGTTCGTGCTGCGCCTCCAGCAACCCGGCGGGCAGATCGGCTGGAAGCGCGAGGACGACGGCACGGCGGTCGAGGACGGCCTGCTGACCGGGAGTTCGTCCATCCACCACGCGCTGCGCTGCGCGCTCGCCATCGCCGAGCAGCGAGAAGAGCCGCAGCCCGACTGGGAGTTGGCGGTCGGCGCGCTGCGGCACGCGATCCGCAGGCACCCCGAGCGGTTCCTCGACAAGGACCGCTACTCGATGGACTGGTACTACCCGGTGCTCGGCGGCGCGTTGACCGGCTCCGAGGCCGAGGCCCGGATAGCGGAGGGCTGGGACCGGTTCGTGGTCCCGGGGCTCGGCGTGCGCTGTGTGGTGCCCAACCCGTGGGTGACCGGCGGTGAGTCGGCCGAACTCGCCCTGGCGTTGTGGGCCGTGGGCGAGTCCGACCGTGCCCTGGAGATCCTCCAGTCCATCCAGCACCTGCGCGACCCGAAGACGGGCCTCTACTGGACGGGCTACGTCTTCGACGCCCGGACGATCTGGCCCGAGGAACTGACCAGCTGGACGGCCGGCTCGCTGCTCCTCGCCGTCGCCGCGCTCGGCGGCGACGAGCCGACCTGCGCGGTCTTCGGCGGCGAGCGCCTGCCGCTGGGCCTCGACGCGGAGTGCTGCTAG
- a CDS encoding class I SAM-dependent methyltransferase: MLTVDFSRFPLAPGDRVLDLGCGAGRHAFECYRRGAQVVALDQNGEEIREVAKWFAAMKEAGEAPAGATATAMEGDALALPFPDASFDVVIISEVMEHIPDDKGVLAEMVRVLKPGGRIAITVPRYGPEKVCWTLSDAYHEVEGGHIRIYKADELLGKMKEAGLKPYGTHHAHALHSPYWWLKCAFGVDNDKALPVRAYHKLLVWDIMKKPLATRVAENALNPLIGKSFVAYATKPHLPLDSAAVDAS, encoded by the coding sequence GTGCTGACCGTCGACTTCTCCCGGTTCCCGCTCGCCCCGGGCGACCGCGTACTGGACCTCGGATGCGGTGCCGGCCGGCACGCGTTCGAGTGCTACCGGCGCGGCGCCCAGGTCGTCGCGCTGGACCAGAACGGCGAGGAGATCCGCGAGGTCGCCAAGTGGTTCGCGGCGATGAAGGAGGCCGGCGAGGCCCCGGCCGGCGCCACCGCGACCGCGATGGAGGGCGACGCGCTCGCGCTGCCCTTCCCCGACGCGTCCTTCGACGTCGTGATCATCTCCGAGGTCATGGAGCACATCCCGGACGACAAGGGCGTCCTCGCCGAGATGGTGCGCGTGCTGAAGCCGGGCGGCCGCATAGCGATCACCGTGCCGCGCTACGGACCGGAGAAGGTCTGCTGGACCCTGTCCGACGCGTACCACGAGGTCGAGGGCGGCCACATCCGCATCTACAAGGCGGACGAGCTGCTGGGCAAGATGAAGGAGGCCGGGCTCAAGCCGTACGGCACCCATCACGCCCACGCCCTGCACAGCCCCTACTGGTGGCTGAAGTGCGCGTTCGGCGTCGACAACGACAAGGCGCTGCCCGTGCGGGCGTACCACAAGCTGCTGGTCTGGGACATCATGAAGAAGCCCCTGGCCACCCGGGTCGCCGAGAACGCGCTGAACCCGCTGATCGGCAAGAGCTTCGTGGCGTACGCGACCAAGCCCCACCTGCCCCTCGACTCCGCCGCGGTGGACGCTTCGTGA